The Akkermansia sp. RCC_12PD genome contains the following window.
GACTACTGGGCAAAAGTGGACCTGCACGTCTGGGAAAACCTGGAGGAACTTCAGCGGAACGCCGGTCCGGAAGCGCGCTTCTGGTACCTGAGCACCAAGGCGAAGCGGACGCACTGGGAGGCGGAATTCCGCCGGGGGGACTATCTGGTCTTCGGTCCGGAGTCCAGGGGATTGCCGGAAAGCATGCTGAAAGAGCATACGGACGCCGCCCTGACCATACCCATGCCGGGGGAAGGCTCCCGGAGCCTGAATCTCTCTACCGCCGTAGCCGTCGTCCTGTATGAAGGGCTACGGCAAACGGGCGGACAAAACGGCCTTTGACATCCTCCGGTCCTGCCGCTCAGGCCTTCCTGCCGCCGCACATGTCCATCAGGCTGGGCGCGCCGCCGTCTTCCTCCTTCCCCTGCCCCTTCCAGGGACGCACCAGATAAAAAAGCGCAAGGGACGCAATGGCGCCGCAGGTATCGCAGAACATGTCTTTCTGGGCGTCCCATACATCGCCTTGGGAACCGAGGAAATCGTTGGCGTCATTCCCTCCGATGATGACTGCATACTGCCATTCGATAATTTCATAGGCCGCCGCCACGGCCATCACGAAGAAAAGGCCGAAAATCCCCGCCAGAATCTTGCCCGCGTACTGCTTGCGCACCAGGTATTCTGCCACGGGGAAAGCATAAAAGCCCACCGTGAAGTGAGCTATGCGGTCAAAAGGGTTCCTGTGCGCGCCCACCAGTTCCCGGAACCATTCGAAAGGAACTTCTGCAAACGTGTAATGGGCGCCTACCGTGTGGCACGCCAGCCAGAAAAACATCAGCGTGTAGGACCAGTTGCTGAAACGGAAGGTCCGGGACCACACCGTCAGAACCGCTGCCACGAGAACCACGGGAATCACCTCCGCCACCCAGACGGACCGGGAGGCCGGAGATATGCCCATCACAAGGAACAGCAGGAGGAAAACGGCTAGCAGAAAACAGGGATACTTCTTCATGAGAGAGTGGCAGTCATCATACGAAAAAGACGCCGGAATTCAATCTCCGGCGTCCTCTCCATGGAAAAATGCCCTACCGCATGTCGATCGTGGGAACGGGAATGCGGTCCTTCGGCCCCGTGTACAGGGTCAGGGGCCTGTAAAGCGTGTTGTCTTCCATCTGTTCCAGCACCTGGGCCACCCACCCGGAACAACGGGCAATGGAGAAAATAGCCGTAAACAGCCTGGTGGGAATGCCGATGCTGTAATAAACCGTAGCGGAATAAAAATCCACATTCGCATTGAGCCCCTTGCGTTCACGGACAAGTTTGGCGATGCGTTCCGACATGCGGATCCATTTGGGTTCTCCTATCTTGGAGGAAAGGCGGATGGCCATGCGGCGCAGATGCGGCGCACGCGGATCCAGAACGCGGTACACGCGGTGGCCCATGCCCATGATCTTCTCCTTGCGGGAAAGCTTGTCCTCAATATAGGAATCCACCCCGTCTTCCGTGCCTATCTCCTTGAGCATCTCAATCACCCCCTCATTGGCACCGCCGTGCAGCGGCCCTTTCAGGGTGCCGATGGCCGCAGTAATCGCGGAATACATGTCGGAAAGGGTGGCGATGCACACACGGGCGGCAAAGGTGGAGGCGTTCATGCCGTGGTCCGCATGCAGGATATAGGCCACGTCCAGAATATGGGCTTCATCCGGATTGGGCTCCTCACCTTTCAGCAGCCACAAAAAATGTTCGGATTCGCTCAGGTCTTCCCGCACGGGCGGCAGGTCCAGCCCCTGGCACAGGCGGTAATAATACGCCACCATCACGGGCACCTTGGCAATCAGGCTGAGGCCTATCTCCTTCAGCTGGCCGGGGTCCTTGGTGCGGTCGTCATACATGCCCAGCATGGAAACCGCCGTCCGGAGGGCGGACATGGGACGGGCGGACTTGGTGGCGGTCTTGAAAAAATCCAGAACGGGCTGGGGGAGATCACGGTCCGAACGGAGGCGGTTCCTGATGCCTTCCAATTCATCCCGGTTCGGAAGGCGCTTGTTGAGAAGCAGATAAACGACTTCCTCAAAACAGCACATTTCCACAAGATCATCAATATCGTACCCCAGATACAAAAGGCGCCCTTCCTCACCGCGCACATCACTCAAAGCGGATTCGTTGGCGATGATGCCTTTTAATCCTTTGGGGTATGTGCGTCGTTCAGAAAAAGTGTCATTGCTCATGGTCTAAAAATACTACTAGTGATGAAGATTACCGATTAAAAGTCTAACAATCTTCCAGAAAGTCAAACCCTAATTACGCCTTCACGGCCCAGGCGGGGCGTTTGGAGGAAGTGATATGGGGAGCCCGGACATACAGCGGTTCCGCCGGCGCCGCCAGAAGCTCCTCCCGTCGCGCAACATCCAGGGCCATCCATGCGGAACCCAGTGCTTCCGCATGCGGAAGAACGGGCAGGACGCCCTCCATGCTCCTGGCGGCCAGGACCCCGGCGGCCTCCGTGGAATACACGGGGATTCCGGTCTTCAGGCATTCCCGCACCCGGGCTGCGGTCTGCTCCCCGGGCAGCACTTCCGGGGAACCCTCCAGAACTCCGGCAGTCACGCGAGCCCATGCCCAGCCTCCACGCCGGGCGTCTGACATCACGCAGGCCAGCGGAGCATGAATGCCGAGTCCGTTCCATGAACTAAACGCCGCGACGCGCGAGCCATGCACCAGGGACAAGCCGTCCGCCACAGCCAGCGCCACGCGGATTCCTCCGTAGGAACCGGGACCGGAACCCACCACGATTTCCGCCAGACGGCGGCCTTCCAGGGAATCCAGGACCTTGCGTACGGCTTGAAAAATGGCTGAGGTATGGTTGCGCTCCGCTTCCCATTCCACACGGCACAACAGGACGCCTCCGGCCCATGCCGCGGCGGAAAGCCGTGCACAGGAAGTTTCCAGAACCAGAAGCGCCTCTTGCATGTGGCGGATCATACAGCAGGGAGGGACGTTCATAAAACATTTTTTGCCCCTCTTTTGCGAAGAACCAAATTTGGTTCGCCTTCTGCCGGAAATCCGGCTATCCTGATTTTACACCTCTCCACCGCATGCCCAAGGCACCA
Protein-coding sequences here:
- a CDS encoding tRNA (cytidine(34)-2'-O)-methyltransferase encodes the protein MPPRFNIVMFHPEIPHNTGAAGRLALATGSRLHLVKPLGFSLDEKHVRRTGLDYWAKVDLHVWENLEELQRNAGPEARFWYLSTKAKRTHWEAEFRRGDYLVFGPESRGLPESMLKEHTDAALTIPMPGEGSRSLNLSTAVAVVLYEGLRQTGGQNGL
- a CDS encoding DUF2238 domain-containing protein; protein product: MKKYPCFLLAVFLLLFLVMGISPASRSVWVAEVIPVVLVAAVLTVWSRTFRFSNWSYTLMFFWLACHTVGAHYTFAEVPFEWFRELVGAHRNPFDRIAHFTVGFYAFPVAEYLVRKQYAGKILAGIFGLFFVMAVAAAYEIIEWQYAVIIGGNDANDFLGSQGDVWDAQKDMFCDTCGAIASLALFYLVRPWKGQGKEEDGGAPSLMDMCGGRKA
- a CDS encoding citrate/2-methylcitrate synthase codes for the protein MSNDTFSERRTYPKGLKGIIANESALSDVRGEEGRLLYLGYDIDDLVEMCCFEEVVYLLLNKRLPNRDELEGIRNRLRSDRDLPQPVLDFFKTATKSARPMSALRTAVSMLGMYDDRTKDPGQLKEIGLSLIAKVPVMVAYYYRLCQGLDLPPVREDLSESEHFLWLLKGEEPNPDEAHILDVAYILHADHGMNASTFAARVCIATLSDMYSAITAAIGTLKGPLHGGANEGVIEMLKEIGTEDGVDSYIEDKLSRKEKIMGMGHRVYRVLDPRAPHLRRMAIRLSSKIGEPKWIRMSERIAKLVRERKGLNANVDFYSATVYYSIGIPTRLFTAIFSIARCSGWVAQVLEQMEDNTLYRPLTLYTGPKDRIPVPTIDMR
- the tsaB gene encoding tRNA (adenosine(37)-N6)-threonylcarbamoyltransferase complex dimerization subunit type 1 TsaB, with protein sequence MQEALLVLETSCARLSAAAWAGGVLLCRVEWEAERNHTSAIFQAVRKVLDSLEGRRLAEIVVGSGPGSYGGIRVALAVADGLSLVHGSRVAAFSSWNGLGIHAPLACVMSDARRGGWAWARVTAGVLEGSPEVLPGEQTAARVRECLKTGIPVYSTEAAGVLAARSMEGVLPVLPHAEALGSAWMALDVARREELLAAPAEPLYVRAPHITSSKRPAWAVKA